One genomic region from Carcharodon carcharias isolate sCarCar2 chromosome 12, sCarCar2.pri, whole genome shotgun sequence encodes:
- the marchf7 gene encoding E3 ubiquitin-protein ligase MARCH7, protein MGMEPKPSRLPTRLSVEAHNPLSTSSSGTKKLYEGRSNGLGDSYATRETPNKIENEVQGSRLHHISRRDFPISETEHGEHMLKLSTTASGRSSRGCEGPWSVGFSGNRNRMFSTSEGCHLSAPLQPTIYNETERLPGAPSRFLTQSQNSDSKRPKLASTCSPSNSANCLSNSSDSMWRCTQFPRSSAVQFSSTSRPETTLSEGTESNAEDLEDRVLSSYAQGARPRDTLFGSLRRTTSSLSRALSLPSESRPVISRDSSSSSSRSSNSSRPLTNIEVIPQRSRVCGFMHSRTGSGASESVTPERRNMSVLQPRPLNDFVAESSNRCRPRQLLSRLASSMSSTFSGNRRSNQGHSVVRPFETTHSFGHSDNISLGGRSENFAQANSTSRHDATNFSNNQSSESSQGFGFLRWRRAGAPNISQSQNINGGVESLVNSRPDYSENRNTASWLSSSLRNRCTPLFNRRRREGRDETARMAAASHSTINEARADHSPVLQREVGTCENLSREQPNIIQGATAASSMALTSTTTGSSTFCTPTSLPESLHGGGGSSSSGIAGIFPNSVIRLTMPYGLGDEFSDNILIAVDFASPSRSHVEAPEKQKTDSTSSRDPEKLRKLQESLLLEDSDDEEEDICRICQIGAGATTPPNPLIQPCNCTGSLQYVHQECMKKWLQSKINSGADLTAVTTCELCKEKLQLDFEDFNVHELYRTHADEQAQYEFISSGLYLVLLLHLCEQRFSDMMGGTSETRTRLRFIHLARTLQQHIQDLETTDEDSEDEQDSFGSSRTLGDSA, encoded by the exons ATGGGGATGGAGCCCAAACCCTCAAGACTACCCACAAGATTATCTGTTGAAGCACATAACCCTCTATCAACATCTTCATCAGGAACAAAAAAGTTGTATGAGGGTAGATCAAATGGCCTGGGTGACTCGTATGCAACAAGAGAAACTCCAAACAAAATTGAAAATGAAGTTCAG GGATCTCGATTGCACCATATTTCCCGCAGAGACTTTCCTATATCTGAAACAGAGCATGGTGAGCATATGCTGAAACTATCGACCACCGCTTCAGGGCGCAGCTCACGAGGATGTGAAGGACCATGGTCTGTGGGTTTTTCGGGAAACAGAAATAGAATG TTCTCCACATCTGAAGGTTGCCATTTATCTGCACCTTTGCAGCCTACTATATATAATGAAACAGAGAGACTTCCAGGAGCACCTTCAAGATTTTTAACACAGTCCCAGAACAGTGATTCCAAGAGGCCTAAACTAGCATCGACTTGTTCTCCTAGTAATAGTGCCAATTGCTTGAGCAACAGTTCAG ATTCGATGTGGAGGTGTACTCAGTTTCCAAGATCATCAGCAGTGCAATTCAGTTCAACATCTAGACCTGAAACTACcctcagtgaaggaacagagtcCAATGCTGAAG ATCTTGAAGATAGAGTTTTATCGTCCTATGCGCAAGGTGCAAGACCGAGGGACACATTGTTTGGATCTTTGAGACGCACGACATCAAGCTTAAGTCGAGCACTTTCCTTGCCTTCAGAGAGTCGACCTGTAATCTCAAGAGACTCTAGTAGCAGTTCTTCCAGGTCCTCTAATAGCAGTCGTCCCTTAACAAACATTGAAGTGATACCACAAAGAAGTAGAGTGTGTGGTTTTATGCATAGCAGAACTGGATCTGGAGCTTCAGAATCAGTAACCCCGGAAAGGAGAAATATGTCTGTGTTGCAACCAAGACCACTAAATGACTTTGTAGCAGAATCTAGCAATAGGTGTAGACCTAGACAGCTGTTGTCCCGCCTGGCATCCAGTATGTCTTCGACTTTCTCTGGCAACCGAAGATCCAACCAGGGGCATTCAGTTGTAAGGCCTTTTGAAACAACACATTCCTTTGGGCATTCAGATAATATATCATTAGGTGGAAGATCTGAAAATTTTGCACAGGCTAATAGCACAAGCAGACATGATGCCACTAATTTTTCAAACAATCAATCCTCTGAATCATCTCAGGGATTTGGATTTTTGAGATGGAGGAGAGCAGGAGCACCAAACATTTCACAGTCTCAAAATATTAATGGGGGTGTAGAAAGTTTGGTAAATTCAAGGCCAGATTATTCTGAAAATCGAAATACTGCTTCATGGTTATCATCATCATTACGAAACAGGTGTACCCCTCTCTTCAACAGAAGGAGAAGGGAAGGAAGAGATGAAACTGCAAGAATGGCTGCCGCATCTCATAGTACCATAAATGAAGCAAGAGCAGACCACTCACCAGTCCTCCAAAGAGAAGTTGGAACATGTGAAAACTTAAGCAGGGAACAACCAAATATTATCCAGGGTGCTACTGCAGCTTCTTCAATGGCTTTGACCTCCACCACTACAGGCAGCTCCACGTTTTGCACTCCAACATCTCTACCAGAGAGCCTtcatggtggtggtggtagtagtAGTTCAGGAATTGCAGGGATATTCCCTAATTCTGTAATACGCCTTACTATGCCATATGGCCTTGGAGATGAATTCTCTGATAATATACTGATAGCAGTAGACTTTGCAAGTCCATCTAGAAGTCATGTAGAGGCTCCAGAAAAGCAGAAAACTGATAGTACATCTTCAAGGGATCCAGAAAAACTCAGAAAATTACAAGAAAG CCTACTTTTGGAGGATTCTGATGATGAAGAAGAAGATATCTGTCGGATTTGCCAAATAGGGGCTGGAGCTACAACACCTCCAAATCCTTTAATACAGCCATGCAATTGTACTGGTAGCTTGCAATATGTTCATCAGGAATGCATGAAGAAATGGTTGCAATCCAAAATAAATTCAG GTGCTGATCTGACTGCTGTAACCACCTGTGAATTGTGTAAGGAGAAGTTGCAGCTGGATTTTGAAGATTTTAATGTCCATGAATTGTATAGGACACATGCAGATGAGCAG